One window of the Natrinema sp. CBA1119 genome contains the following:
- a CDS encoding polysaccharide biosynthesis C-terminal domain-containing protein, giving the protein MNRSITSGVVSVVSAKIVALVVTALSTPLLYRFLGASAFGEYAFLLSIFAIYMIFVSSGITDGVRKFLAEDRTVANWSEHVVGFYFRLAILLAGLGALLLVLATKFGLVGFAFGSELTIYFYVLAALVITAQFRDFGRKTLMGFGLERYSEPLKVLDKVGFVAVAIPLTYLGVGVMGALAGHLFASLLVGVVGLLLVHRRISLSSVFSSPTERFPRTEMLTFNSMSIALIFLMMSLYHIDIIMLNRFQSDSAVGNYKAALTIAEFLWFVPMAIQTVFVHSTSELWSQNRYQKISELVSRTTRYTFLLTAVMAVGLAALADVAVPIYFGAEAEPAITPLLLLLPGALGFAIARPILAVSQGEGTLRYPVIATGGAALVNLVLNLALIPPFGMRGAAVATSIGYGSMFVFHCWSARLVGFDPLADARLSRAALTTLLAAVPIVALSTAITNPWIALAVVPPVGFGIFITFALLVGAIDIAEPFEILSLFPDPIGAKADGITTRLVNRETDGSGRNWLQSLLFLAGLSLLLSGLAFGILDPGM; this is encoded by the coding sequence GTGAACAGGAGTATTACGAGCGGCGTCGTCTCGGTCGTCAGCGCGAAAATCGTCGCACTGGTCGTCACTGCGCTTTCGACGCCGCTGCTGTACCGATTTCTCGGTGCGTCGGCGTTCGGCGAGTACGCGTTTTTGCTGTCCATCTTCGCGATCTACATGATCTTCGTCAGTTCGGGGATCACGGACGGTGTCCGAAAGTTCCTCGCCGAGGACCGCACTGTGGCGAACTGGAGCGAACACGTCGTCGGCTTTTATTTCCGGCTGGCGATCTTGCTGGCCGGTCTCGGGGCGCTCCTGCTGGTACTCGCGACCAAGTTCGGGCTCGTCGGCTTCGCCTTCGGCTCCGAGCTGACGATCTACTTCTACGTCCTCGCGGCGCTCGTTATTACGGCACAGTTCCGTGACTTCGGACGGAAGACGCTCATGGGGTTCGGCCTCGAGCGATACTCGGAACCGCTCAAGGTTCTCGACAAAGTTGGCTTCGTCGCAGTCGCAATCCCGCTAACCTACCTCGGCGTCGGTGTGATGGGCGCGCTCGCAGGGCATCTGTTCGCGAGTCTCCTCGTCGGCGTGGTCGGACTCCTCCTCGTTCACCGACGGATTTCGCTGTCGTCCGTCTTCTCTAGCCCGACAGAACGGTTTCCCCGGACGGAGATGCTCACGTTCAACTCGATGAGCATTGCGCTGATTTTCCTGATGATGTCGCTCTATCACATCGATATCATCATGCTCAACCGGTTTCAGTCGGATTCGGCGGTCGGTAACTACAAGGCAGCGCTGACGATCGCCGAGTTCCTCTGGTTCGTCCCGATGGCGATCCAGACGGTGTTCGTCCACTCGACATCAGAGCTGTGGTCGCAGAACCGCTATCAAAAGATTTCGGAACTCGTCTCTCGGACGACGCGCTATACGTTTCTGCTGACGGCCGTCATGGCCGTCGGACTCGCGGCGCTGGCAGACGTCGCCGTCCCGATCTACTTCGGTGCTGAGGCCGAACCGGCGATCACGCCCCTGTTGCTGTTGCTCCCCGGCGCGCTCGGGTTCGCGATCGCGCGACCGATTCTCGCGGTCTCACAGGGGGAAGGAACGCTTCGGTATCCGGTCATAGCCACCGGCGGCGCGGCTCTGGTCAACCTGGTGCTCAACCTCGCCCTTATTCCACCGTTTGGAATGCGAGGCGCGGCCGTCGCGACCAGCATCGGATACGGGTCGATGTTCGTCTTCCACTGCTGGAGCGCCCGACTCGTCGGCTTCGACCCACTCGCGGATGCCCGGCTCAGTCGGGCAGCACTGACAACGCTCCTGGCAGCCGTCCCTATCGTTGCCCTCTCGACGGCAATCACGAATCCGTGGATTGCGCTCGCAGTCGTTCCACCCGTCGGGTTCGGAATCTTCATCACGTTCGCCTTGCTGGTCGGAGCGATCGATATAGCAGAACCGTTCGAGATACTGTCCCTATTTCCCGATCCGATCGGCGCGAAAGCGGACGGCATTACCACCCGTCTCGTGAACAGAGAGACCGACGGCTCGGGCCGTAACTGGTTGCAGAGTCTGCTGTTCCTCGCTGGACTGTCGTTGTTACTCTCGGGGCTCGCGTTCGGGATCCTTGATCCCGGAATGTGA
- a CDS encoding glycosyltransferase — translation MTRVSVIIPTYNRAATLGRAIDSALEQTIDDLEVVVVDDGSTDDTESVLAGYEDPRVRTIIHATNQGANVARNTGLEHVRGEYVAFLDSDDVWHPAKLERQLAALEDRSSIWVGAYCDTTYDLSGTSGWLRSTAASALARGDDDPTKEGGEELVGEILADNVQPGAGSTLLVRTAVARDAGGFDEELDRFQDPEFCLRVLEQGKLACVDDVLVHRDDTGHPSADVIKNASRQYLSAYEDEVERFENEGYEIRSSHELILAKRYLAEGRFLRGAWHLRNAATSPRSYPGICWVTGTGVRRRPLPVVFTLGFLLVALIFGQRARSQ, via the coding sequence ATGACTCGAGTCAGCGTCATCATCCCGACGTACAACAGAGCGGCGACGCTTGGACGCGCGATCGACAGCGCGCTCGAACAGACAATCGACGACCTCGAGGTCGTCGTGGTCGACGACGGTTCGACCGACGACACCGAGTCAGTGCTGGCCGGGTACGAGGATCCGCGAGTTCGGACGATCATCCACGCGACCAACCAGGGTGCAAACGTCGCCCGGAACACGGGACTCGAACACGTACGCGGGGAGTACGTCGCCTTCCTCGACTCGGACGACGTCTGGCACCCCGCGAAACTCGAGCGCCAGCTCGCGGCCCTCGAAGACCGCTCGAGCATCTGGGTCGGGGCCTACTGTGACACGACGTACGATCTGTCGGGAACGAGCGGCTGGCTCCGGTCGACCGCCGCGTCCGCGCTCGCTCGAGGGGACGACGATCCCACGAAAGAGGGCGGCGAGGAGCTGGTCGGTGAGATCCTTGCGGACAATGTCCAGCCCGGAGCCGGTTCGACGCTGCTCGTCCGCACGGCGGTCGCCAGGGACGCCGGCGGTTTCGACGAGGAACTGGATCGGTTTCAGGACCCGGAGTTCTGTCTACGCGTTCTCGAGCAGGGGAAGCTCGCCTGTGTCGACGACGTTCTCGTCCACCGTGACGATACCGGCCACCCATCAGCCGACGTCATTAAAAACGCGAGCAGGCAGTATCTCTCGGCGTACGAAGACGAGGTCGAACGCTTCGAGAACGAGGGGTATGAGATTCGCTCGAGCCACGAACTCATCCTCGCGAAGCGATACCTCGCAGAGGGACGATTCCTGCGAGGGGCGTGGCACTTGCGGAACGCCGCCACGTCGCCGCGGTCGTACCCCGGTATCTGCTGGGTCACCGGCACCGGGGTTCGACGGCGACCGCTTCCAGTCGTTTTCACCCTCGGCTTCCTGCTTGTCGCTCTCATATTCGGTCAGCGCGCACGTTCTCAGTGA
- a CDS encoding PKD domain-containing protein — MRRDSLSRRSVLGATAGFALASASAAGVVGGAIQNEEGSVSRDSIVIREGTDEETTAYVTTADTDGPTAIVVGGMHGNETAGYTAAGRIADWTIDAGTLVAIPEANAVAIERGTRNDDEGNNLNRQFSEGETPGTALARAIWEVVSEYDPDILIDLHESTGIYAGDPMDGVGQAIFHSSGDEAAAAADAADYVTRNYVDNPTRAFQTGPFSMPDTDPSGLLAHKAARDLNADGFLAETVSTDVELETRVQWHTAIVERLLEGELLLEDSDSGSPPEAPIDEEPAESKPEPEPEPEPVDNDVDDDTEASGNEADDEASNEDGDESSGDDSASTSNESPTAKIEVRPTWTSETALEPGQTVTLDASRSSDPDGELVDYEWCVGNDGSFDETGETIEVTVSAPGEHPVVLRVVDGGGSTDTDRITLATNC; from the coding sequence ATGAGACGCGATTCACTTTCACGAAGATCTGTACTGGGCGCGACAGCCGGTTTTGCACTCGCGAGTGCAAGTGCTGCCGGCGTCGTCGGCGGTGCGATCCAAAACGAGGAGGGAAGCGTCAGTCGAGACTCCATCGTCATCCGGGAGGGAACGGACGAGGAGACGACGGCGTACGTGACGACTGCGGATACCGACGGGCCGACAGCGATCGTCGTCGGCGGAATGCACGGAAACGAGACTGCGGGCTATACGGCCGCGGGCCGGATCGCCGACTGGACGATCGACGCCGGCACGCTCGTGGCGATCCCCGAGGCGAACGCCGTTGCGATCGAGCGCGGGACCAGGAACGACGACGAGGGGAACAACCTCAATCGGCAGTTCTCCGAGGGGGAGACGCCGGGGACGGCACTCGCACGCGCTATCTGGGAGGTCGTCAGCGAGTACGACCCGGACATCCTGATCGATCTCCACGAATCGACGGGGATCTACGCGGGCGACCCCATGGACGGGGTCGGGCAAGCGATTTTCCACTCCAGCGGTGATGAGGCGGCTGCCGCCGCGGATGCGGCCGACTACGTCACTCGGAACTACGTAGACAACCCCACTCGCGCGTTCCAGACCGGCCCGTTCTCCATGCCCGACACCGACCCGAGCGGCTTGCTCGCTCACAAGGCCGCGCGTGATCTGAACGCCGACGGGTTCCTCGCCGAGACCGTTTCAACCGATGTGGAACTCGAGACCCGTGTCCAGTGGCACACGGCTATCGTCGAGCGGCTTTTGGAGGGCGAATTGCTCCTCGAGGACTCCGACAGCGGCAGTCCTCCTGAAGCGCCGATTGACGAGGAGCCGGCGGAGTCCAAACCCGAGCCCGAACCTGAACCCGAGCCCGTGGACAACGACGTTGACGACGATACCGAAGCGTCCGGAAACGAGGCCGACGATGAGGCCTCGAACGAGGACGGCGACGAGTCCTCGGGCGACGATAGTGCGAGCACAAGCAATGAGTCACCGACCGCGAAGATCGAGGTCCGTCCGACGTGGACCAGCGAAACGGCGCTCGAGCCGGGTCAGACGGTCACGCTCGACGCGTCGAGGTCGTCCGATCCGGACGGCGAACTCGTTGACTACGAGTGGTGCGTCGGCAACGACGGCTCGTTCGACGAGACCGGCGAGACGATCGAGGTGACGGTCAGCGCACCCGGCGAACACCCGGTCGTGTTGCGCGTCGTCGACGGCGGCGGCTCGACTGACACTGACCGGATTACGCTCGCGACGAACTGCTGA
- a CDS encoding polysaccharide deacetylase family protein produces MSRKRATRRRFLALSGAAGLTGMAGCADQIRSATGTGNGDSSDETTDDSDDSVPGLADGVPPLETEFNSRERLRQPGKSFDDFSDLEPWTVEQGSGEADTDTVFAGEQSFKLQSNGSENVVAQRSLGGEDMTETDLSFAIRTTTPESITVNLRLVDRFGSSKVYSLREITYRSPDIGWFRASPGVFQQSEYEPDLDNLDRLEIQLLHSMPEAEVWIDDLRTHETPDQGYVMLSWDDGMLDYYETAAPLHDEYGFQTVQAPVPRWVEQGEDGTMSRSELIERQEAGDQIVVHGTHDPIAETDGSEIEGRLKADKQWYIDNGFEGANYIVYPHNSYDKTSLEQTAKYHYCGGFNQAGDVNTTNVYGFDPLALPRTIGHDLEISKRCVDLAAAHNQCTILNFHAFDANNTMPEGDYETLLEHIDSADVEVITFDDLWKMRTSNR; encoded by the coding sequence ATGTCACGGAAACGCGCGACACGACGACGGTTCCTCGCACTGTCGGGTGCAGCCGGTCTCACCGGAATGGCGGGCTGTGCAGATCAGATCAGGTCTGCGACCGGCACGGGGAACGGGGACTCATCGGACGAAACGACGGACGATTCGGACGACTCGGTACCGGGATTGGCTGACGGCGTTCCGCCGCTCGAAACGGAATTCAACAGCAGAGAACGGCTTCGCCAACCCGGAAAGTCGTTCGACGACTTCAGCGATCTCGAGCCCTGGACCGTCGAGCAGGGGTCGGGCGAAGCGGACACGGACACCGTCTTCGCCGGCGAGCAGAGCTTCAAGCTCCAGTCGAACGGTAGCGAGAATGTCGTCGCCCAGCGAAGTCTCGGGGGCGAGGACATGACGGAGACGGACCTGTCTTTCGCCATCCGGACGACGACGCCAGAGAGCATCACGGTCAACCTGCGTCTCGTCGACCGGTTCGGAAGCTCGAAAGTGTACTCGCTCCGCGAAATCACGTACCGTTCGCCCGACATCGGCTGGTTCCGGGCGAGCCCCGGGGTATTCCAGCAGAGCGAGTACGAACCCGACCTCGATAACCTCGATCGGCTCGAGATTCAGTTGCTTCACTCCATGCCGGAGGCCGAGGTCTGGATCGACGACCTGCGCACGCACGAGACGCCCGATCAGGGGTACGTCATGCTGAGCTGGGACGACGGGATGCTCGACTACTACGAGACGGCCGCGCCGCTCCACGACGAGTACGGGTTCCAGACGGTGCAGGCACCGGTTCCGCGGTGGGTTGAACAGGGCGAAGACGGAACCATGTCGCGCTCGGAGCTCATAGAGCGCCAGGAGGCGGGCGATCAGATCGTCGTCCACGGGACACACGATCCGATAGCTGAAACCGACGGATCGGAAATCGAAGGCAGACTCAAGGCGGACAAGCAGTGGTACATCGACAACGGGTTCGAAGGGGCGAACTACATCGTCTACCCGCACAACAGCTACGATAAGACGAGCCTCGAGCAAACCGCTAAATACCACTACTGCGGCGGCTTCAATCAGGCCGGCGACGTCAACACGACGAACGTCTACGGCTTCGATCCGCTCGCGTTACCGCGGACGATCGGGCACGACCTCGAGATCTCGAAACGGTGCGTCGATCTCGCCGCAGCGCACAACCAGTGTACGATCCTGAACTTCCACGCCTTCGATGCCAACAACACGATGCCAGAGGGCGACTACGAGACATTACTCGAGCACATCGATAGCGCCGACGTCGAGGTCATCACCTTCGACGATCTCTGGAAGATGCGAACAAGCAATCGCTGA